The genomic interval cttTTCTAAGCAACTGCGTTGGCACTttgcactcccactagcactaagtttCCTACGGAATATCTAGAGTTCTACTCTTtggtagaaaactctagaaactAGACCTTACATGGGCTGATGAGCTAGGCCCATGGGACTATGTTGGGCGAGTCGTGACATATAGCTCTGTTTGATttcaaggggaattaaagggaagggaagtaaaattttcaaattaaaatatatatatatatatatattttttttttttttttttttgtaatcattacacATGTGACTATCATTACCCCAAATTAtactatatttatttattaaattccACTTAATTattaaccaagaaaaaaaatttatcttaaCTTTACATCCAAAATCCTTCATTATAAagtgtaaaataaaaatttaagtataaatgtatcattactaaatatgataaaaaaaaaattctaataattcatacaatcacatgggataatgattaaaaaatttatttttaagttttaaaattttattttctttccatttaaatTTCTGTTGCAGCCAAACATGTGTATGGATCTTAAAACTGGTCAAACAAgattaccgaaaaaaaaaaatcgtaaaaaaatataaatcaatatttaagttaaaaaaagaagaaggaaggaatcAGAAAGGAATAAACGCTTTAAACAATGAATCGTTTACGTACAAGTAACTCATTCATCAATCAATATGGAAGCTTCTGTGCTGGTATTCTTATCCGCCAGCGTCCTCTTCCTCATCATTCATACGCTTGCATTGTCTCTATTAACCCTGAGGCCGAAGTGGGTCCCATTTTGTCTGGAATCCATATTGTCGATAAGACGAGCACAGCTGCTGAGCTGGCAGACCCAATGCATCATCTACCATCCGCACGTGCCAGCCTTCCCTCAAGGCTTGGTTCAACCGGCCAATGAACCCATGCCTATGTCCTTCACAATAACTCAAGAACTGTGCCACAGCCATACTGTCCCTATCATCCCAGCAATTTTGACCGCCAGAATTTTCTGGTGACCACCGTATATTGCCAGACTCCGATGATGCAGTGACCACTGCCGCCGCCGCCGTCGCCGCCGCAGAAACACTGACATACTCCACTAGGCCATCCAAAAGGGACGTTGGTGCCCTCATCTCCCCATCCCAAAGCCATACACGAGCCATCCCTCTTTGCACTGCTGAGACCATAGCGTTCTCTACATTAGTCTCCAACATCACACATGGGCTAATGTGAAGAACAAACTCATGCCTGTTACTTGTGTTGACTACCACCGCGTGTGTCAGATTCTGGCCTGTGAACCGAATGGTGACACGGTCAACTCGCTTCTTAGGATTGCCGGCGTCCGGGTATAGAATATTTTCAGCAAATTGGCTTGTTTTTAGAACTATTCGGGTTGCCTTGTCGTTGGAGACGAACAAGAGTGAGAATCGATGACCCACCGGAGTATCACCGGCGTCGTTTATTATGGTTACTGCAAACCCTTTGGAGGCTTCATAATTGGCCCATATAGAGACAATTGCAATGAAGATGACCAAAGCTATACGGTATATGATTTGTGAGATTGATGCCGTGACATTAGCGGTTTCCGGGATGGAGGAACCGGCGGCAATAGTAGCGGTGGTGGTGGGGATTAAGGTTTGGAGGAGGGGGTGCTCCTCCATGTAGACTTTTGTAGAGAGAAATTTGAGGTCGGAGATGTGGTCCTATCAAATAATATTGAGGCAACGAGGAGACCAACATGGAACAGCACTAGTCCTAATTTTCTAATATTTAAAATAGGGACCCACCATTGAAAGGTCTTAATTCAACTAAAGAGATCTATTATTTCGTGATGAAGATATCTCAACCATTTGATCTTATTTCTGATTGGATTGGTTTCAAACGAGTCTGTGCCATGATAAATCTACACCATTGGGATGTCGTATAATTTAGAGAGGGGATCAAGTTTTCATACAAGAATCATTTTAGTGCGAACTGATCCATACAGATAGAATCTATCACAAATTGTTAGGTGGATTACATCTGTATGAATCAGCCTCATAAGAGAATGGTTCTGATACGATGACTTGATCTCCCCTCTTCAATTTGCATCACATACTGGATGGTGTAGATATCCTTAAGatgaatatataaaaaaattaagaaatcaaTTAAAGAAAATGTTATTCACTtatgttgttttatttttttggtcaaattgTTGATGATAGGAAGTAAAGTAGTACCACCTTGGACTACAACTTGAGGATCCATCCGAAGAAGAATAGTCTATTCTTCAGATTGATACGCATTCTAAGGGGTTCTCAATTGTTGAATGTACATTGGACATTCTCCACCAAAGACGAGCTAAATCCCTTCGCCAATATATGGATTTAGATTGTGTTGCAACTGCATAGTAGAGTGATCTAAGAAAACTTCTTGGTGCATGCACCAGAACTCAAACATTAACCCTCTTGCAAGCCACCCAAGCAGGGGGTTGTTGATGATTTATGTTGTTTTCTTAATTATACGTGTCATGTAATTAAAATCACGTgtcaatttttaaattttttttttttcgtcaaCATGAAAATGGCCTTGTATTTATGTCTTAcctgaataataataataataaataatatgtGGTTATGATCAATGATTATCTAAGGATTATTATAGATTGCCGGGGTAAACGACACAAACCATCATGCAGGATGGCGTCTTCCACCTGTTAATGAAAATCTCAAGTTCAAGATGTATGCTTAGCTCTTAATTATATTCCTTTTTCGATAACAAGCTCTTAATCAATTGCTCATGAGAATCCACAAACCCTAAATGATTCGTCCAcctcttatgaaataaaaaaagggtaatttacagtgtcatcccttagagaatgccacaattagagAGACACAccctgcataataccaaattatgctTGCACCCCTTGCCGCCAATCGTTGTTAAGTAAGGAGTTGAAATGACAGTtgtacccttttgactaaaacacatgttcaattcatattttacccAGCTCCCTCATTACCCCTAACCTCCACTCACCTTCACTGTGGAGTTCAAGGAGGGTTTCTTGCGCACAAGAAGATGCGGTGCATACTTCCaccgctgctcttcacggagaaTAAAGGCTTTGGAATGAATAGCACAATTTCGATTTGAGGATGGAggtctttttttatttagggTTATAGGGTTAAGTGAGGGTATATTAGATACTTCACTTTTTAGaaaggtattttggtatttataaaaaaatatactaGCTAATATCAGCATTTGAGGTATGTTCGACAACAACGATTGACGGTAGGGAGTACAagcataatttggtattatggaAAGGGTGTctctaattgtggcattctctaggggtggcactgtaaattatccaaaaaaaaattacgcTTCTATAAATTCTTCTTTGTGCATTCTCAACTTTTccacaagaaacacttccccTTCGAAATTATATTTTCGTAATGCCAAGAAACCTCATACATGTATGATGTTAATACATTTACATAACCATCCAAATGGGTGTGCATGGTAGGCAAGCTCACTAGCCAACACGTGGGGAGGATACAGGAGATTAGGGGGCCGTATGACCCTACACGCCTTGCAATGGTATTTTAATCTCAACTACTTCATAATGATTTTCGGCTAACAATGTGGAGTTCATTTGGGTCCTTGATTAAGATTGTGATACTTCAAGGAATCTAACTCCAGTTGAGACTTAAAGATTATTGCAACCTGGCTTTAAAAAAGATTGTATCGGAAATATTCAATAATTTTGTGTGGTATTTGTTGTTTGAGGTAAGAACTTACGATCGTATGATTAATTACTTGTCTTTGTGAAGCTTAAATACAACAAGCAACTCcttaccccccaaaaaaaaaatattattctttCCTTGGTAAATAATTTGATTCATCATACCAAATATACGATAGATGCATCAGCCCCAATTGTAGACTCTTCGTATGCCTTTCATATACATCTTTAATCGTCACAGACTTTCCTAATCAAGTTGTTCAGAAAGATGTAACTTCTCTAACTCTAGAGGTACATCCTGACCAAGTCTGAACTGTTGGCATAGTTGGTTAgtcaaattgaaaaaaaaaaaaaagcgtacCTAATGAAATGGTTTCCAATATGTTATTCACTAATGACATAGGATCAAGATTGGACTCCAATTAAATAAGTTCAATTATACTGTGAGTGATTAATGTATGGAGGTATATCTCTAACATCAGAAGCATGAGGTTCTTACATATGTGAGGTTCTGAGAGGTAAGAATTATTCAGTCTTATCCCGAGAATATCGAGATCGCTTGACCATCAAATCACAACATTCATACCTTATAAAATATTATGATTGAGCCATCAGTACGCTACCTAGAACACCCCCACTAAATGTGCTTAGTAGTATAATCCTTGAGTGTGTTGATCCAACAGCCAACTGTCATCCATCAACATGGTGCAAACTCAATAGTTGGGTATTTTGAAATGGTCACTCTTTAAGTACTTGACAAGTTGATACTGTTCAAGGAGCCACACCaggggaaaagaagatagaGCAAACAAAAAGATCAAGAATGAGCAGAAAGGAAATAAGGGAACATACTTGAAGCAAGATTGGGCTACCGGAAAAATCCTCTCAATGATGTATACATCCCTTTTCAATATGTCAAGGCCCTTCAGGGTTTCAGCAAGCACAATAGGCACGATGTCGCAGTTGTTTCACCATGTCCATGATGACAGGATAGGTGTCTCGAGTGCCCGACCATAAAAGAAAGTGGGAAACCACACAAAACAAGAAATCTATGTTACGACACTGAATTTGCTTGTGAGCTCCCTCGTGAGACTCCAAATAGCTAGATTAAGGCAAGATAatctaggggtgaaatagggtgggttgggttgtgtcgggtttcttaaaaccctaacttaaTCCtagtgttggtgtacgatgtcttgtatttcgtcagagtttaatccagggagtactggtacaGCACcacgacaggcaggacggcagtCCAGCTAACAGgttagcaggccgtgggggttgcaaggggggtaggaggccccctgcatagcaacgggtgtaggggggcgtagCCTCCCGCTCGAATtctttatttgagggcaattgtgtacttttcgaattagggttttttcgctatatatttgtaacgagggttttttctctgtaatgcaaacaatactgaAAGGTGTGAGAGGCGAACGTTGTAACCcttttctccattgatagtgaagtaagatctcatctcacctaggacgtaggcaatctaaCCGaatctcgtaaatctgtgtgcattgcttgttt from Macadamia integrifolia cultivar HAES 741 unplaced genomic scaffold, SCU_Mint_v3 scaffold1081, whole genome shotgun sequence carries:
- the LOC122062665 gene encoding uncharacterized protein LOC122062665 — protein: MEEHPLLQTLIPTTTATIAAGSSIPETANVTASISQIIYRIALVIFIAIVSIWANYEASKGFAVTIINDAGDTPVGHRFSLLFVSNDKATRIVLKTSQFAENILYPDAGNPKKRVDRVTIRFTGQNLTHAVVVNTSNRHEFVLHISPCVMLETNVENAMVSAVQRGMARVWLWDGEMRAPTSLLDGLVEYVSVSAAATAAAAVVTASSESGNIRWSPENSGGQNCWDDRDSMAVAQFLSYCEGHRHGFIGRLNQALREGWHVRMVDDALGLPAQQLCSSYRQYGFQTKWDPLRPQG